In the genome of Rhodoplanes sp. Z2-YC6860, one region contains:
- a CDS encoding Ldh family oxidoreductase encodes MPTLTLLQAEGLVVRTLTRCRTDVDNARSVARALVAAEVDGLQGHGLSRVPSYAAQAKVRKVDGLAMPLVTRPRPGLIAVDAGYGFAFPAIEAAETVLREAAPAQGIAAAAIKRSSHCGAARLPVERLAQAGLVAIMFANTPAAMAPWGGSKALFGTNPIAFACPLPGRAPVVVDLSLSKVARGNVVTAKQRGEKLPPGWALDHKGQATTDPDAALHGTMLPMGDAKGVALALMVELMAAGMIGANYAREASSYLDAGGPPSGTGQLIIAFDPEAFGTHAIARFNVLAVAIESQQGARLPGERRLALRAKAKAEGLVIPEKLFAEIEAL; translated from the coding sequence ATGCCGACGCTGACCCTCCTCCAGGCCGAAGGACTGGTGGTGCGCACGCTCACGCGCTGCCGCACCGACGTCGACAATGCGCGCAGCGTGGCGCGCGCATTGGTCGCCGCTGAAGTCGACGGCCTGCAAGGTCATGGCTTGTCGCGCGTGCCAAGCTACGCAGCGCAAGCCAAGGTGCGCAAAGTCGACGGACTGGCAATGCCACTCGTGACGCGGCCGCGGCCGGGCCTCATAGCGGTCGATGCCGGTTACGGCTTCGCGTTTCCGGCCATCGAAGCCGCCGAAACCGTGCTGCGCGAGGCCGCGCCGGCGCAGGGCATCGCGGCCGCTGCGATCAAACGATCGAGCCACTGCGGCGCCGCGAGGCTGCCTGTGGAGCGATTGGCGCAAGCGGGGCTTGTCGCAATCATGTTCGCCAACACGCCGGCTGCGATGGCGCCGTGGGGCGGCAGCAAAGCGCTGTTCGGGACCAACCCCATCGCCTTCGCCTGCCCGCTGCCGGGCCGCGCGCCCGTGGTCGTGGATCTGTCGCTGTCCAAGGTGGCGCGCGGCAACGTTGTGACGGCAAAGCAGCGCGGCGAGAAACTTCCGCCGGGCTGGGCGCTCGATCATAAAGGCCAGGCGACCACCGACCCCGACGCGGCATTGCATGGCACCATGCTGCCCATGGGCGACGCCAAAGGCGTCGCCCTGGCGCTGATGGTCGAGCTCATGGCCGCCGGGATGATCGGCGCAAATTACGCCAGGGAAGCGTCGTCCTATCTCGATGCCGGAGGGCCTCCATCCGGCACCGGACAGCTCATCATCGCCTTCGATCCGGAGGCATTCGGCACTCACGCCATAGCGCGATTCAACGTGCTGGCGGTTGCGATCGAGAGCCAGCAAGGCGCGCGATTGCCCGGCGAGCGCAGGCTTGCGCTCCGCGCCAAGGCCAAGGCCGAAGGCCTTGTGATCCCGGAAAAGCTGTTCGCGGAGATCGAGGCGCTTTAG